From the genome of Novosphingobium sp. P6W:
CGATGCCGTCGAGGCGCGGCTCGCACGGCCCGGCGCATTGGGCGCAGGGCGCACCGTCATGCTACAACGATCCCCGGCAACGCCTGCCACGATGGCCATCGCCCCCGGCAGCTTCGCTTCCGCGCATTACCAGTTGGCGCCCGGCAGCGTTCAGGACGGCGCGTTGCTCTCGGTGCCCCTCTGGGGCGGACAGGCAGTGACGCTTGCCGCTGCGTCTCCGGTGCCGCCAGCCGCCCCGTCAGGCGCGGCGCCGAACCCCGACGTACAGGTCGCGGACGCCCTCCCGGCAACCCCGCCTCCAAGCGATCGCACCGTGGGCAATGCCTTTCTTGAAAACCTGAGCGCCTACGATCCGATCTATGCCGTCTATGGCCCCGGCACCAACAGCGAGGCGCGCATACAGCTCAGCTTCAAGTACCAGTTGTTCGGTAGCCGCGCCCGTGAAGGCAGGCCTGCACTGGGCGACGGGTTCTACTTCGCCTACACGCAGCGCATGTTCTGGGATCTGGGGGCGGATTCTTCTCCCTTCCGCAACATCGATTTCCAGCCGGAACTATTCTACGTCACCCCGCCCAAAGCGCTGTCCGACAAGACTACGTTGAGCGCACAGATTGGCATGCGTCACGAATCGAACGGGCGCGATGGCGACTTTTCGCGCAGTCTGAACACCGTCTACATAGCGCCGATGGCGGCGTTTTCGCTGGGCGGCGGCACCCGGCTGACCGTCGCCCCGCGCGCATGGTTCTATGCCGGCGACCTGTCGGATAACCCGGATATCCGCCGTTATCGCGGCAACACCGGATTGTTCGTCGAGATCGGCCAGGAGAACGGCCTGCGCCTTTCCACGTCCAGCCGGTTCAACTTCGGCAGCGGCAAGGGCTCGATCGCGGCGGACTTGTCCTACCCGCTGCGCCGCATTCTCGGCGGCGGCCCGGACTTCTACCTCTTCGGCCAGACTTTCACAGGCTACGGCGAAAACCTGCTGGACTACAACCGGCGCACCACCCGCCTGCGCATCGGCGTAGCGCTGGTACGGTGACGGCGTTCAGATAGCCGGCTTCCGCTGGGGGGGCCCAACTTAGGTCAAATTTCCGGAAGCCGTTGGTCGGCAAAACCCCAGCCATGCAGCGTATCCGACCGCCTGATCAACTCAGGAGCATCGCCGATCGAGAATGGATGCGCAGTCTTCGTGGCATCGAGTTCGTCCCAGCTTATCGGGACGGCGACCGGGGCGCCTTCCCGTGACCGTGCGGAATACGGCAGTACGGCCGTCGCCCCGCGCTGATTGCGCAACCAGTCGATGAAGATGCGGCCCTTGCGCTTGGCCTTGCTCATGGTTGCAACGTAGCGGTCGGGCTCTGACAGGCTCATGGCTTCGGCAAAGCGGCGCGAGAAGTCCTTGTGGGTATCCCAGTCGTGGCCCCGTTTCAGCGGCACGACGACATGGATGCCCTTGCCGCCGGAGAGCATGGCGAAGGTCACCAGCCCAAGGTCGGCCAGCCGGGCGCGGATGTCGCCTGCGGCTCGGACGCATTCCTTGAAATCCAGCCCTTCGTCGGGGTCGAGGTCAAAGATCATGCGATCGGGATGTTCCACGTCGTCGGCCCGTGCCGCCCAGCCGTGGAATTCGATCGTGCCCATCTGCACGCAGGAAAGAAGTCCCTCGGCATCGTCCAGATAGAGGTAATCCTCCGCGCCGCCGTCCTTTTCGCGGATCGGCACGTGATGAACGTGATCGCCGAAAGTGCCGCTGTCGTGCTTCTGAAAAAAGCATTTCTTCGCTCGTCCCTGCGGGCAGCGGACGAGGCTGATCGGCCGGTTCGCGACGAACGGCAGTATGAGCGGCGCGACGGCGGCATAGTAGTCCGCAAGGTCGCCCTTAGTGCCGCCGCTTTCGGGGAAGATGACGCGCTCACGGTTACTGATCTTCACTGCGATAGCGGCCTGCGGCGCGGCCTGGGCTTTCTCCGGGGTCACCGCCCGAGCCTTCTTGTCGGTCCTGAGGCCGAGGAAGCTGCCATGGCGAACACGGCCCTCGCCGGTCAGTTCGGCAAAGGCCACTTCTGCCACCAGTTTCGGAGTGACCCAGCTTGCGCCGCGTGTCTCGGCCCGCTCGATCTCCAGCGGCGCAGTCTTGCGCGCCAGCTTCTCAAGCCGGACCGCCATGTCGGCAAGCCCCTCGGCGTCGAAACCGGTGCCCACCTTGCCGCGATAGACAAGGGTCTTGCCTTCGTACTGACCGAGCAACAGGGACGAGAACGGACGACCCTTGGCGCTCGACTTCGCCCATCCCACGATGACGAACTCTTGTCGCCGGGTACACTTGACCTTGACCCATTCCTTGGTGCGGCGGCCCCGGTACGGCGCATCGACGCGCTTGGCGATGATCCCTTCCTGCCCGGCAGCACACATCGCGTCGTAGAGCTTTTCGCCCGCGCCGATCACGTGGTCGGCGACGAAAACGGGCGGAGCGGCATCCGCCAGCAGCGCTTCGAGCCGTTCCTTGCGTTCGATGTTGGGCATCGCCGCCAGATCCTCCCCATCGAGTTCGAGCAGGTCGAACGCATGAAATTCCAGGGGCTGGTGTTCGCTCTGGCTGCCGTTGCCGCGCTTGAGCACGGCCTGGAGGCTGGAGAAATCGGGATTGCCGTCCACCCCCCGGGCGATGATCTCGCCATCGATCAGGCAGGGAGGCAGGTCCAACGCGGCGATGTGCGCGGCGAGCGGGGCGAACTTGTTGGTCCAGTCGAGGCCGCTGCGGGTATGGACGACGACCTTGGCGCCCGCCGCGGCGACGAGCGCACGGTAGCCGTCGAACTTTATCTCGTGCATCCAAAGATTGCCGGTGGGTACAGTGTCGACCAGCGTGGCGAGCTGGACGGCGCGGAATTTCGGCGGGTTGCCCGGCGTTTTCCGCGCGGACTGCGCATTGCGGGCCGAGGCCTTTTCCATGACCTTCGCGAAAGCATCGCCCTTCTTGCCTTTCAGCGAATGGGTGCCGCCCTTGTCGGCTTCAATCTCGGCCATGGTGCGGCCGGTGAGGACGCTGCTGAGGCCCTGCTCGACAAGGACATCGCCCGTCTGCGCATGGGCATCCTTCACCTTGCGCAGCAACCAGTTCTCGCGCTTCTCGCCCGGCCTGGGCTTCATGCGCACCAGCAGCCATTCGCCTTTCATCCGCTCGCCGTCGAGGGTGAAATGGAGATGGCCGTCCTCGATGTCCTTCGCGCTCTTGCCCGCGATCGGCGCCCAGGTGCCCCGGTCCCAGAGCATCACCGTGCCGCCGCCGTACTCGCCCTTGGGGATGCCGCCCTCGAATTCGCTGTAAGAGAGTGGATGGTCCTCGGTGCGGACGGCAAGGCGCTTGTCTTCGGGATCGGCACTTGGCCCCCGGGTCACTGCCCAGGACTTGAGCACACCATCGACTTCGAGGCGGAAATCCCAGTGCAATCGCCGCGCGGCGTGCTTCTGCACGATGAAGCTGTTGCCGCCGGTCCGGCCGCTCCTGCCTGCGGGTTCGGCGGTCCTCGCGAAGTCGCGCTTGCGGTTGTATTCGGCGAGAAGGTCGGCGCCGGGGTTGCCGGCCTTGCCGCTACGCCCGCTTGCGGGCACGGCTGCCACCCGAGGCCGGCGCCTTCTTCGCCGCAGGCTTGCGCGTTGACGAAGGCGACTTGCCGCTGTCCTTGCCGCCCCCGACAGACTTTTTTAGTGCCGCCATCAGGTCGATGACATTGCCCTTTCCGCTGACAGGTTCCTCGACATCCTCCAGGATGCGCTTGTTGCTCTTGGACTTGGCTTTCTTGTCGATCAGGCGGTGGAGCGCATCGACATAGCGATCGTGGAACTCGGCGGGTTTGAACGGCGCGGTTTTCTTGTCGATCAGCGTCGTGGCGAGATCGAGAAGGTCTGCGTCGGGCTTCGCATCCTCGATGTCGCGAAAGTAGCCCTGCGCCTTGTGGACCTCGTCGGCATAGCGCAGCACTTCCATCACCAGACCGCGTCCGCACGGCTTGATCGACACCAGTTGTTCGCGCCCGCGCACTGCCAATTGACCGAGGCCGACCTTGCGCGTTTTACGCAGCGCCTCGCGCAGTACGGTGTAGGCTTCTTCGGCCAGATCGTCTGCCGGGACGATAAAGTACGGCTTCTCGTAATAAAGCACGTCAATCTCGTCGGCATCGACGAACTGGACGAGTTCCAGCGTTTTGCGGCTTTCGATCTTGACCGCCTCGATCTCTTCCTCGTCGAGCAGGACATAGCTGCCTTTGGAGACCTCGAAACCCTTGATGATCTCGTCGCGGTCGACCGGGCCGACGCCGGGCGCGACTTTTTCGTAGCGGATTCGCTTGCCGCTGGGCTCGTGGATCTGGTGGAAAGCAATCGCCGCGCCCGATCGCGTCGCCGGGTAGACCTCTATAGGGATCGAGACGAGCGCCAGACGAATCTGGCCTTTCCAGTAGGCGCGTGCGGGCATGGCGGATTCCTTTCTCGCTTGGACAAGCCGATGCGGGGCAGGTGGTTCCCGGTCGCCTTAATAAGCAGTGCGAGGCTGCGTGATTAAGGATCGATAGCTTCGTCGCACCGGCGCATGGCGGCAGGTGACGATCGGTGCCGCAGAATACCGAGCATGAGAGCGGCGGGTGCGATGATCGGGCCATAGAAGACACAAGTGTCGGTCACGCCGCCGCCGGCCAGGGCGCCTGCTGGGTTGACGAATTGGATCACAGCCACTTGGCTCCAAACGCGGCCGGTCTCCAATGGATAGAGTACTCATTCCAAGCCCGACAACTGGGCATGCCGGTATAACCACTTTGACCGCTACAAGCCGTTCAAATGTTATGACGATATGGCAGGATTTTCCGAAATGACGGCGTTCGGGTTCGCGAGACCAACCTGATCAAAATGCTCGGGATCTGATTTCGATGGTCAGGTGCTGACGGACCGCCTCTTCGGCAGGGGGGGACCAGAGCCCGCTACGTGATGCCATATTCTCACACGTCTTGATCGGTCGACTGTTACCTGACGGCACTTACCGCCAAGACACCGATTTGGCGGCGGTCGGA
Proteins encoded in this window:
- the ligD gene encoding DNA ligase D, which encodes MAAVPASGRSGKAGNPGADLLAEYNRKRDFARTAEPAGRSGRTGGNSFIVQKHAARRLHWDFRLEVDGVLKSWAVTRGPSADPEDKRLAVRTEDHPLSYSEFEGGIPKGEYGGGTVMLWDRGTWAPIAGKSAKDIEDGHLHFTLDGERMKGEWLLVRMKPRPGEKRENWLLRKVKDAHAQTGDVLVEQGLSSVLTGRTMAEIEADKGGTHSLKGKKGDAFAKVMEKASARNAQSARKTPGNPPKFRAVQLATLVDTVPTGNLWMHEIKFDGYRALVAAAGAKVVVHTRSGLDWTNKFAPLAAHIAALDLPPCLIDGEIIARGVDGNPDFSSLQAVLKRGNGSQSEHQPLEFHAFDLLELDGEDLAAMPNIERKERLEALLADAAPPVFVADHVIGAGEKLYDAMCAAGQEGIIAKRVDAPYRGRRTKEWVKVKCTRRQEFVIVGWAKSSAKGRPFSSLLLGQYEGKTLVYRGKVGTGFDAEGLADMAVRLEKLARKTAPLEIERAETRGASWVTPKLVAEVAFAELTGEGRVRHGSFLGLRTDKKARAVTPEKAQAAPQAAIAVKISNRERVIFPESGGTKGDLADYYAAVAPLILPFVANRPISLVRCPQGRAKKCFFQKHDSGTFGDHVHHVPIREKDGGAEDYLYLDDAEGLLSCVQMGTIEFHGWAARADDVEHPDRMIFDLDPDEGLDFKECVRAAGDIRARLADLGLVTFAMLSGGKGIHVVVPLKRGHDWDTHKDFSRRFAEAMSLSEPDRYVATMSKAKRKGRIFIDWLRNQRGATAVLPYSARSREGAPVAVPISWDELDATKTAHPFSIGDAPELIRRSDTLHGWGFADQRLPEI
- a CDS encoding Ku protein; this translates as MPARAYWKGQIRLALVSIPIEVYPATRSGAAIAFHQIHEPSGKRIRYEKVAPGVGPVDRDEIIKGFEVSKGSYVLLDEEEIEAVKIESRKTLELVQFVDADEIDVLYYEKPYFIVPADDLAEEAYTVLREALRKTRKVGLGQLAVRGREQLVSIKPCGRGLVMEVLRYADEVHKAQGYFRDIEDAKPDADLLDLATTLIDKKTAPFKPAEFHDRYVDALHRLIDKKAKSKSNKRILEDVEEPVSGKGNVIDLMAALKKSVGGGKDSGKSPSSTRKPAAKKAPASGGSRARKRA
- a CDS encoding phospholipase A; amino-acid sequence: MKRPLTFISALALAAALPGTAFAQSAIETFIGHVEPGADGGAQLDIRLLNTGTATAEASLPDAVEARLARPGALGAGRTVMLQRSPATPATMAIAPGSFASAHYQLAPGSVQDGALLSVPLWGGQAVTLAAASPVPPAAPSGAAPNPDVQVADALPATPPPSDRTVGNAFLENLSAYDPIYAVYGPGTNSEARIQLSFKYQLFGSRAREGRPALGDGFYFAYTQRMFWDLGADSSPFRNIDFQPELFYVTPPKALSDKTTLSAQIGMRHESNGRDGDFSRSLNTVYIAPMAAFSLGGGTRLTVAPRAWFYAGDLSDNPDIRRYRGNTGLFVEIGQENGLRLSTSSRFNFGSGKGSIAADLSYPLRRILGGGPDFYLFGQTFTGYGENLLDYNRRTTRLRIGVALVR